The Bombus fervidus isolate BK054 chromosome 1, iyBomFerv1, whole genome shotgun sequence genome includes a window with the following:
- the LOC139997878 gene encoding odorant receptor 13a-like: MIPTVSLINELINHSEERSLPIEVDYGIDIQEYFYYLFIPLYISMFMVPHVIASCDSTYLLYVHHASALFAIISYELKTIHIFDTSSLINLKDYDLLEKYKDVELSSDEQKKIFKKLLLCIRRHQNAIRYSNLVESFFTKSILAQMFCNVVSLSIGGVETVLNLNNTRNAMRFGALALAQAIHIFILCFPGQILLNHSEEVYAAACEVVWYIFPKRCHNLYIFLLTRTMVFSKITAFKLSVMSMETFLSIIQTAMSYFTVLLSTT; this comes from the exons ATGATACCAACGGTATCATTGATAAATGAACTCATCAATCATTCTGAAGAGAGAAGCTTACCAATCGAAGTCGATTATGGCATAGACATAcaagaatatttctattacctatttatacctttgtacatatcAATGTTTATGGTTCCTCATGTAATCGCATCTTGCGATAGCACGTACTTGCTATACGTCCACCATGCCAGTGCTTTGTTTGCAATAATCAG TTATGAATTGAAAACTATTCACATTTTCGATACAAGTAGTTTAATAAACTTAAAGGATTATGACTTACTCGAAAAGTATAAAGACGTCGAATTATCATCAGACgaacagaagaaaatttttaaaaaattattgctttgcATAAGAAGACATCAAAATGCAATAAG atACTCAAACCTCGTTGAATCATTTTTCACTAAATCCATATTAGCTCAGATGTTTTGTAACGTCGTCAGTCTTAGCATTGGTGGAGTTGAA ACAGTCTTGAATTTAAACAATACAAGAAACGCGATGCGGTTTGGAGCACTTGCATTGGCACAAGCTATACACATATTCATCCTTTGCTTTCCAGGGCAAATACTATTAAATCACAGTGAAGAAGTGTACGCCGCAGC ATGCGAGGTAGTGTGGTATATATTTCCTAAAAGGtgtcataatttatatatatttttacttacaAGGACTATGGTATTTAGCAAAATAACAGCTTTCAAACTTTCGGTCATGTCAATGGAAACATTTCTCTCG ATTATTCAAACCGCAATGAGTTATTTCACTGTGCTATTGTCAACTACATGA